Proteins from a single region of Desulfobacter postgatei 2ac9:
- a CDS encoding TOTE conflict system archaeo-eukaryotic primase domain-containing protein, with protein MTINDYDELKRKYNALLEENKALKAKIREFVSKSENIISHHKPVQSGVTAFNHFEKPASNPKSDAAVPGGTYGGLVTRYSQNNEKIDLFMSLFRGRSDVYAKKWQSKKGATGYSPVCLNEWVPGICNKRKIKCSACGNQSYGTLNESVVEKHLRGEFVIGVYPMNLDETCHFIAIDFDKEGWIQDIAVIRNICSKFDIPVAIERSQSGNGCHAWFFFEQKIPAAFARKFGTSLLTYAMGERHQISFKSYDRLFPNQDTMPDGGFGNLIALPLQKKARGNGNAVFISEDFNPYPDQWQFLSGIQKLNEKDLTSYINKLTRGNDLGVLKEETSESKPWQKQQSIGLKSNDFPKTVKIVKSGMLYIEKRGLSQKALNILKRYAAFKNPLFYKAQAMRKSTFGKPRVVSCSDDYKDHIALPCGCECDVKSLLREKNVTLIHEDKSNPGKVINVEFNGELREEQQLAVDALSVHDNGVLSAATAFGKTVIGAKLIGMKKVNTLVLVHRQQLLSQWRERLEQFLIINESLPEAPEKRGRKKEQDIIGHMAAGKDRLSGIVDIAVMQSLNTKGDVKEVVKNYGMILVDECHHVPAVTFEQILKQATAKYIYGLTATPARSDGHHPIIFFYCGPVRFSVDAKKQAEKRPFDHYLIPRFTSFRIPPGEDEGRLSLQEITKDLVSDEIRNQLIIDDVVECYEKGRKSLILTGRVSHVAKLVENLKDRLSNVISLTGGMGDKKTARVIGEINEIKDTEPFVLVATGSYIGEGFDEARLDTLFLAMPIAWKGTLHQYAGRLHRYFKGKEEVRVYDYIDLHVKMLEKMYGKRLKGYASIGYKTKASRFPDSPTNLIFNKDDFFPVYLRDIAVASKYVLIISPFVTKQRMFQMMDHFNDLLKKQVKITVITRPANDYDENRKTMLSDLFSTIETGGVQMVYKSNIHQKFAIIDNKITWYGSINLLSFGYSEESIMRLESSSIACELTDSIGMRDFFNKQNAIK; from the coding sequence ATGACTATTAACGATTACGATGAATTAAAAAGAAAATATAATGCCCTGCTTGAAGAGAACAAAGCTCTGAAAGCAAAAATCCGGGAATTTGTTTCCAAATCTGAAAATATTATTTCTCATCATAAACCTGTCCAATCCGGAGTAACTGCATTCAACCACTTTGAGAAACCTGCATCAAATCCAAAATCCGATGCAGCAGTGCCTGGAGGAACATATGGCGGTTTAGTTACCCGATATTCTCAAAATAATGAAAAGATTGATCTTTTCATGTCCTTGTTTCGAGGCAGGAGCGATGTGTATGCAAAAAAATGGCAAAGTAAAAAAGGCGCTACAGGATACAGCCCGGTCTGCCTGAATGAATGGGTCCCCGGGATCTGCAATAAACGCAAAATAAAATGTTCAGCATGTGGCAATCAATCGTATGGGACGCTAAACGAATCCGTTGTTGAAAAGCATCTCAGAGGGGAATTCGTCATCGGGGTGTATCCCATGAATCTTGATGAAACCTGCCATTTTATAGCTATTGATTTTGACAAAGAAGGATGGATACAAGACATTGCGGTTATCCGGAACATTTGTTCAAAATTTGACATACCGGTTGCAATAGAGCGGTCTCAATCCGGCAATGGCTGCCATGCCTGGTTTTTCTTCGAACAAAAAATTCCTGCAGCCTTTGCCCGAAAATTCGGGACATCACTCTTGACATACGCCATGGGTGAACGCCATCAAATTTCGTTCAAATCCTATGACAGGCTGTTTCCCAATCAAGATACCATGCCGGATGGCGGTTTTGGCAACCTGATCGCTCTGCCGCTCCAGAAAAAAGCCCGGGGTAACGGCAATGCGGTTTTTATCAGTGAAGATTTCAATCCATACCCGGACCAATGGCAGTTTTTATCCGGCATTCAAAAGCTGAACGAAAAAGATCTGACATCGTATATCAACAAGCTGACCCGTGGAAACGATCTGGGGGTGCTGAAAGAAGAAACATCAGAATCCAAACCGTGGCAAAAACAGCAATCCATTGGCCTGAAATCCAATGATTTCCCCAAAACGGTTAAAATTGTTAAATCCGGCATGCTGTACATTGAAAAAAGAGGATTAAGCCAGAAAGCATTAAATATCCTTAAAAGGTATGCAGCCTTTAAAAATCCTCTATTTTATAAGGCCCAGGCCATGAGGAAGTCAACCTTCGGCAAACCACGGGTCGTCTCCTGCTCAGATGATTATAAAGATCATATAGCATTGCCTTGCGGCTGCGAATGCGATGTCAAATCTTTGCTCAGGGAAAAGAATGTTACACTGATACACGAAGATAAATCCAATCCTGGAAAAGTGATCAATGTTGAATTCAATGGTGAACTACGGGAAGAACAGCAACTTGCAGTTGATGCATTGTCGGTACATGATAATGGTGTTTTATCGGCTGCCACGGCATTCGGGAAGACTGTTATCGGTGCAAAATTGATCGGTATGAAAAAAGTGAATACCCTGGTGTTGGTTCACCGGCAGCAACTGCTTTCCCAGTGGCGGGAACGGCTGGAACAATTTCTTATCATCAATGAATCCCTGCCTGAAGCGCCTGAAAAAAGAGGGCGTAAAAAAGAACAGGATATCATCGGCCACATGGCAGCAGGCAAAGACAGACTCAGTGGCATCGTCGATATAGCAGTCATGCAATCATTGAATACCAAAGGAGATGTCAAAGAAGTCGTAAAAAATTATGGAATGATCCTCGTGGATGAGTGCCATCATGTTCCTGCAGTTACTTTTGAACAAATATTGAAGCAGGCCACAGCAAAATATATTTACGGTCTGACGGCAACCCCTGCCAGATCGGATGGTCACCACCCGATTATTTTCTTTTATTGCGGGCCTGTACGTTTTTCCGTGGATGCAAAAAAGCAGGCAGAAAAGCGGCCCTTTGATCATTATTTAATTCCGAGATTCACATCTTTTAGAATACCACCTGGCGAGGACGAAGGACGGTTGTCCCTTCAGGAAATAACAAAGGATTTAGTATCAGATGAAATCAGAAATCAACTCATTATAGACGATGTCGTGGAATGCTATGAAAAAGGCAGAAAGTCACTTATTTTGACAGGGCGGGTGAGTCATGTGGCCAAGCTTGTGGAAAATCTGAAAGACAGACTATCCAATGTCATAAGCCTGACGGGCGGTATGGGGGATAAAAAAACAGCCCGGGTCATAGGTGAAATAAATGAAATTAAGGATACAGAACCCTTTGTACTGGTTGCTACCGGCAGCTATATTGGTGAAGGTTTTGATGAAGCGCGGCTGGATACATTATTCTTAGCCATGCCCATTGCCTGGAAAGGGACATTGCATCAATATGCGGGCAGACTGCACCGCTATTTTAAAGGGAAAGAAGAAGTTCGAGTTTACGATTACATCGATCTTCATGTAAAAATGCTTGAAAAAATGTACGGAAAGCGGCTGAAAGGGTATGCTTCAATCGGTTATAAAACCAAAGCGTCAAGGTTTCCCGATTCACCGACCAACCTTATTTTTAATAAAGACGATTTTTTTCCAGTGTATTTAAGAGATATTGCAGTTGCCTCAAAGTATGTACTGATCATCAGCCCCTTTGTCACAAAACAAAGAATGTTCCAAATGATGGATCACTTTAATGACCTGTTGAAAAAACAGGTTAAAATAACAGTCATAACCAGGCCTGCCAATGATTATGACGAAAATAGAAAAACCATGTTGAGCGATCTTTTTTCAACCATAGAAACCGGCGGTGTTCAAATGGTTTACAAATCCAACATCCACCAGAAATTTGCAATCATTGACAACAAAATCACCTGGTACGGGAGCATTAACCTTTTAAGCTTTGGCTACTCTGAAGAAAGCATCATGCGTCTTGAAAGCAGCAGTATTGCATGTGAATTAACTGACAGCATTGGTATGAGAGATTTTTTCAACAAACAAAATGCAATAAAGTGA